Part of the Bombina bombina isolate aBomBom1 chromosome 8, aBomBom1.pri, whole genome shotgun sequence genome is shown below.
AGGAATGTGTGGGAGGGGATCCCTGTACGCAGGAAgaggaatgtgagggaggggatgCCTGTGCGCAGGAGtaggaatgtgagggaggggatcccTATGCCCAGGAGTAAgaatgtgagggaggggatccctgtgcgcaggaggaggaatgtgagggaggggatgCCTGTGCGCAGGAGGAGAaatgtgagggaggggatcccTGTGCGCAGGAGtaggaatgtgagggaggggatccctgtgcgcaggaggaggaatgtgagggaggggatgCCTGTGCGCAGGAGgaggaatgtgagggaggggatcccTCTTGCGCAGGAGgaggaatgtgagggaggggatcccTGTGCGCAGGAATGTGAGGGAGGTGATCCCTGTGCGCAGGAAGAATGTGAGGGAGGGGATGCCTGTGCGCAGGAGgaggaatgtgagggaggggatccctgtgcgcaggaggaggaatgtgagggaggggatgCCTGTGCGCAGGAGtaggaatgtgagggaggggatcccTGTGCGCAGGAAGAATGTGAGGGAGGGGATGCCTGTGCGCAGGAGgaggaatgtgagggaggggatTCCTGTGCGTAGGAGgaggaatgtgagggaggggatcccTGTGCGAAGGAGtaggaatgtgagggaggggatcccTGTGCGCAGGAGtaggaatgtgagggaggggatccctgtgcgcaggaggaggaatgtgagggaggggatccctgtgcgcaggaggaggaatgtgagggaggggatgCCTGTAAGCAGGAGtaggaatgtgagggaggggatcccTGTGCACAGGAAGAATGTGAGGGAGGGGATGCCTGTGCGCAGGAGgaggaatgtgagggaggggatcccTGTGCGCAGGAGGAGGAATGTGTGGGAGGGGATCCCTGTACGCAGGAAgaggaatgtgagggaggggatgCCTGTGCGCAGGAGtaggaatgtgagggaggggatcccTATGCCCAGGAGTAAGAATGTGAGAGAGGGGATCCCTGTGCGCAGgaggaatgtgagggaggggatcccTGTGCACAGGAGGAGAaatgtgagggaggggatccctgtgcgcaggaggaggaatgtgagggaggggatcccTCTTGCGCAGGAGtaggaatgtgagggaggggatcccTGTGCGCAGGAGTAGGAATGTGAGGGAGGTGATCCCTGTGCGCAGGAAGAATGTGAGGGAGGGGATGCCTGTGCGCAGGAGgaggaatgtgagggaggggatcccTGTGCGCAGGAAGAATGTGAGGGAGGGGATGCCTGTGCGCAGGAGgaggaatgtgagggaggggatgCCTGTGCGTAGGAGgaggaatgtgagggaggggatcccTGTGCGAAGGAGtaggaatgtgagggaggggatcccTGTGCACAGTAGgaggaatgtgagggaggggatccctgtgcgcaggaggaggaatgtgagggaggggatgCCTGTACGCAGGAGtaggaatgtgagggaggggatcccTGTGCGCAGGAAGAATGTGAGGGAGGGGATGCCTGTGCGCAGGAGtaggaatgtgagggaggggatcccTGTGCGCAGCAGGAGGAATGTGTGGGAGGGGATCCCTGTACGCAGGAAgaggaatgtgagggaggggatgCCTGTGCGCAGGAGtaggaatgtgagggaggggatcccTATGCCCAGGAGTAGGAATGTGAGAGAGGGGATCCCTGTGCGCAGgaggaatgtgagggaggggatcccTGTGCGCAGGAGGAGAAATGTGAGAGAGGGGATCCCTGTGCGCAGGAGtaggaatgtgagggaggggatcccTGTGCGCAGGAGGAGAAATGTGAGGGAGGGGATTCCTGTGCGCAGGAGgaggaatgtgagggaggggatcccTGTGCGCAGGAGtaggaatgtgagggaggggatcccTGTGTGCAGGAAGAATGTGAGGGAGGGGATGCCTGTGCGCAGGAGgaggaatgtgagggaggggatcccTATGCGCAGGAGtaggaatgtgagggaggggatccctgtgcgcaggaggaggaatgtgagggaggggatccctgtgcgcaggaggaggaatgtgagggaggggatgCCTGTGCGCAGGAGtaggaatgtgagggaggggatcccTGTGCGCAGGAGtaggaatgtgagggaggggatccctgtgcgcaggaggaggaatgtgagggaggggatccctgtgcgcaggaggaggaatgtgagggaggggatgCCTGTGCGCAGGAGtaggaatgtgagggaggggatcccTGTGCGCAGGAGtaggaatgtgagggaggggatcccTGTGCGCAGGAAGAATGTGAGGGAGGGGATGCCTGTGCGCAGGATgaggaatgtgagggaggggatccctgtgcgcaggaggaggaatgtgagggaggggatcccTGTGCGCAGGAAGAATGTGAGGGAGGGGATGCCTGTGCGCAGGAGgaggaatgtgagggaggggatgCCTGTGCGCAGGAGgaggaatgtgagggaggggatccctgtgcgcaggaggaggaatgtgagggaggggatgCCTGTGCGCAGGAGgaggaatgtgagggaggggatgCCTGTGCGCAGGAGgaggaatgtgagggaggggatgCCTGTGCGCAGGAGgaggaatgtgagggaggggatgCCTGTGCGCAGGAGGAGGAATGTAAGGGAGGGGATGCCTGTGCGCAGGAGgaggaatgtgagggaggggatgCCTGTGCGCAGGAGgaggaatgtgagggaggggatcccTGTGCGCAGGAGtaggaatgtgagggaggggatcccTGTGCGCAGGAGtaggaatgtgagggaggggatccctgtgcgcaggaggaggaatgtgagggaggggatgCCTGTGCGCAGGAGTAGGAATGTGAGGGAGGGATCCCTGTGCGCAGGAGgaggaatgtgagggaggggatgCCTGTGCGCAGTAGtaggaatgtgagggaggggatcccTGTGCGCAGGAGtaggaatgtgagggaggggatAACCTGTGCGCAGGAGtaggaatgtgagggaggggatccctgtgcgcaggaggaggaatgtgagggaggggatgCCTGTGCGCAGGAGgaggaatgtgagggaggggatgCCTGTGCGCAGGAGtaggaatgtgagggaggggatcccTATGTGCAGGAGGAATGTGAGGGACAGATCCCTTTGCGCAGGAGGAATGTGAGGGACAGATCCCTTTGCGCAGGAGGAATGTGAGGGAGGGTTCCTGTGTGCAGGAAGAATATGAGGAAGTATCCCTGAGTGCAGgaggaatgtgagggaggggatccctgtgtgcaggagaaatgtgagggaggggatcccTGTGTGCAGGAGAAATGTGAGGGAGGGGGTACCTGTGTGCAGAAGGAATGTGAGGGGGGAACCCCTGTGTCCAGGAGAAATGTCAGGGAGGATCCCTGAGTGCAGGAAGAATGTCAGGGAGGATCCCTGAGTGCAGGAAGAATGTCAGGGAGGATCCCTGAGTGCAGGAAGAAAGTCAGGGAGGATCCCTGAGAGCAGGAAGAATGTCAGGGAGTATCCCTGAATGCAGGAGGAATGTAAGGGAGGGGTTTCCTGTATTTCATACTGAAGGACAGGAAGAGAGTGGCTTCTTTTGAGGGTTTGCATACAAACTGATGATTGAGCTGATCCATATGTGTATAAGCACCAATGGGGGTGTTCCTCAAATGCTGTTTAAAGGGAGGTGATTGCCTGTGTGCATTGTGTGGATTTGTGCAAATATCGGTAATATCATGGTCCTACCAGTAAAGATAACTCCCCCTTTGTCACCATCTTTACTTACCTTTTGATGAGATGAGATTCTCTGCCTGAGCTTCTTCATCCCCTGGTGCTCTGCAGGAGATACAGAGTCTAAGTCAGTAATTCAAATAAAGGGGAGTAGGTTCTCTAATAGGGGATTACTCTCTCGTGATAAGTCTCTTAATTTGAGTAGTCTTTATCAAAAGGGACAGTGTCTGGCACTTAGTATCTTCCACTCATTTGTTGCTCATGCTGTCTCTTGGTGGCAGCCTTCCTCACTAGAGGTTAGTTCTGTTAAAGTAGGTAGTCTCTGTGTTTTCTATAACTGGGACACTGGCTCAGTAACTAGTTTAGTATTTCATACTGTGGGTAGTTTTTTTTCAATAGTAGTCAGTTGCTGTCTCACTAGAAAAGGCATTACATTTTGCATTAGTGGCATTCTTTCACGTGGGGTAATCTCAAACTGGTATACAGTATCTGATTTTGACTATTTTCTTAATGTGGGCATTCTCCCTAGAGCAGAATTTCTATGTTAACGTTTTCACTGTGTGCCATCTTTCACTGTTAAACAGTGACATGGTTTACTTCATCTCATTGTGTGGGGTGGCTGCAGTGGGTAACTTTCTCTTACCTTGGCTTCTGGTTCATGTTGCATCTGCACCTCCTGCCTGTTGAGAGACAAAGTCTGGTCATATAGAGTCACAGTTGTACCCAACCCCGTTACCCTTTATAGCTATTGCTCTTATACGTATCCAGCCACATCTCTAAAACCTGAAAGTGTTTAGCCATTACTTTAAAACCTGATATCTGGTCACCAACGATGCAAATGAATATGCTACAATACCCCCAAAACCATTCTTCCCAGAGCTTTAAACCCACTAACCCACAGTTTCTAATCCACAAAGCCTCATGGTGTAGCATTAAGGCTTTCAGGTGTGTTTTTTATATTAGGAAAAGCTcttttaaatctaaaattagaGAAATCAAACCAGGGGACACTCACTTAAGATCAGAAGAATTCCCATGGTGAAGAGTACAACTGCAAACACAAGTCCTCCAATCCGCAGGCTCTCATAATCTGCCACAAAGAAAGACAATTGTTGGTCCAAGTCAGCACCCAATATAGcagaaactttcattattctgttTGGACAGAACCCTGTGTCCTTTTTGTCCTATCCAACTGGCTTCCAAGTTCCAGTAAACTCAGAATCTAGTGACCTTGTCACCCATCCACCGCTCAGTATCCATCCCCTCTCCCAGAGCTTAGTGTACTGTGCCTCCTCTACAGACCCCAATACCCATTCTTCCTCTTCCAAATCCATTGCACAACCAATAGGATACATACTTATTTCAAAGTAATGCAGACTTGAGCAGAGAGGGAAAGGTCAAGAAAAATCAGGGTTATGAGACTGGAACAAACCCATGGGATGAAGAGGTGTAGGAAATAGAAGACAAACTATTAGAATGCAGATTTGTGTGGGTGAAGAGGAATTAAAAGCAGGGGTGTATGACAGTGGTACAGACCAATAggttacagacatacatacaggggGGTTTAAGAGGTGTCCTGTGGTCATCAAGTaactattaaaagggacactaaacccagttttattttaaaatgattcagatagagcatgcaattttaagcaactttctaatttactccttttatcattttttcttctttcttgctatctttatttaaaaagcagaaatgtaaaacttaggagccggaccattttccccccagaacctgggttatgcttgcttattggtttgctaaatgtagtcaccaataagcaagtgctattcagggtgctgaacctaaaatgggctggcttataAACATTActttcctgtttttaaataaagatagcaagagaacgaagaaatgggagtaaattagaaagttccttaaaattacatgctctatctgaatcatgaaagataaaagataagtccaaggcttcattccttactgttgggaaatacaacacctggccaccaggatgaggcaaagacaccccagccaaaagcttaaaacactaagaacaagattgagggtCCAAGGCGGATCCCTTGACCCAtaactgggtagcttggtattgaggcgggatgtgataagatctatctccggcttcccccactcgctgcatatctctgcaaacacctcgggtgaagagaccactcccctgggtgaaaggattgtctgttgaggaagtctgcttcccagttgtccacacccggaatgtggatcgctgacagtgtacatttgtgagtctccgtcaactctagtatctgagatacttctctcatcgccaaggaactgctcgttcccccttgatggttgatataggcaaccaaggttatattgtctgattggaatctgataaactgggatgaacccagaaggggccaagccttcaaggcattgaagattgcccggagttccaaaatatttatcagaAGGGAGGACTCATCCTGAGTCCaaagaccttgtgccttcttggcaccccaaatggctccccagccggaaaggcttgcgtctcTAGTAACAatttcccaggacagtctcaaaaagcacgtgccttgggacagatgatctggacagagccaccaggagagcgagtctctcgacaggctgtcccgcacaatctgttgagacagatctaaatggtcgctgttccattgtctcagcatgcatagttgtaagggtctgagatggaatctggcaaaaggaatgatgtccatgcaggacaccatgagtacgattacctccatacactgagccactgagggtctcgaggaggcctggaggacaagacatgcagaagttagcttgcaacggtCTCTGatttgtgaggaatattctcatggatatggagtctattattgttcccaggaaattcacccatgtacttggagtaagagaactcttttccaagtttatcttccatccatgtgatcaaagaagactgactcagaatgttcttccactagacgaaaagatggtgcctgtaccaagatatcgtccaggtaaggtgctactgcaataccccaTGTTCTGGCAACggttagaagagcccccagaacctttgtaaatatccatggagcagtagctaggatgaactggaagtgctggtccagaaaagtaagcctcaggaactgaaaatgttcactgtgaatcggaacatgaaggtatgcatccttcaggtctattgtggttataaactgtccttcctgaaccagaggaaggattgaccgtattgtctcgatcttgaaagagggaaccgctcagaaacttgtttaggcactttaggtccagaaatgGACAaaaagtttcctccttctttggaaccacaaaaaggtttgaataaaacaccaaacctctttctgctgtaggtaccggaacAATTACtaatagagaggagagatcccttacgcaacctaagaaggcagccctcttttctggtcttgttgaaagactggagagtaggaatctgcccctgggtggatgagacttgaatccttctggaaccaagcgtctgaaaaaagacacagtctgccccctactcgattcgatcccggatcgggggctgccccttcatgctgatttgttctcggtgagcttcttagtctgtttggacttattccaggagtgagcgggcttccaagtactcttgggctgctcggacttggaagaggacttctgttgttgcgacttgtcagcacaaaaggaacgaaaattaaacaGTTGCCATCCCTTagacctattcttcttatcttgcggtaggtaggcacctttccctctggtaactagataatggagtccagccctggaccgaataaaatcttccccttgaagggaagagaaaggagcatGGATTaaaaagtcatatccgcagaccaagacttcaaccagagagcccggcgggctagaaccgcaaagccaaaACCTCAAtgagctgctccagcaaccgcggctacagctgccgccggttgaaataaaaaccctgtatgttgaaacatcttcctcagaaaagtttaaatttattttctatccataggctctctaaaagaagaactatcctccagagggatagtagcaTGCTTAGCCAGCGTGGAAATAGCAGATccggaataattttttaaaagtagacgaggggtaaaaagaagttcctactctttccgattcgttactaataatgttcgccatcttaactggcacaggaaaagtcagatgGGCCTTCCTATCtacgtaaaccctgtctaatttagggatcttaagctcctcagggagtgtagcctctggaacctctagagtagacagaacctcctttaatataaaacgcagatgctcaatgtGACGAATGaaaccttctcagcgtcacaatagaggggtgtgggcatgaaggggttaatggcacacagctctggttcccttatccttgcaactctgcaaaaggaccttaaaagggataccACATTAGCCCCCagatcttgtccacactgctctaattaacaacttccctgctgccaccaccaaaactttttaaATCTGCCATTCCTGTAGGGGAGGTCCACATCCACACCCAGGGTCCCATCCTGTTTTACTCTCTGTAAAAGGGCAGGATGTACTCTGAcccctacaccagccatgccattcactcctccTTGCACATGCAATGCCAGTTCTAGCACAGAAGGGTATACACTCTCAGTCTGCCCTTCTGCCCAGCCCTGctgctctctcacattcccacacactgcatcaggcatcccattgtcacaatcaatggcagtataacccttttcactggcacaatacagtactggtacaggttcaggtaaatcatcattaaccctaggctctccctcccagcgcccaggttcaatagaagcaacattgttacaaatattttcaatacatccctccctaggctcaccctcccagcgcccaggttcaatagaagtaacattgtcacaaacattttcaatacatccctcttcatcagaacaagacattactggtgtacacaaaggcagagctgcattaaccctcagccccccctcgcagcaatcatgttcaagggaatcattcttcattctttggtgggatacctccagctctggtgcagctagcaatgtgtccatccccagcctcccctctgggtcccccaaagtttcacacactacctcagttggtgcagggccctctactggcccttccagattgcaggtgttgtcttctggggcgtactgacaaagcatccggcccaaatcatcgcccagcaaaacatcaacagggatatccgcagaaatcccAACCTCCCGCAAACCCTTTCCCACACCCAATCAAGGTACACTCGTGCCACAGGCACTGCGGGGCAAACTCCCCCAATACCTTGAATGGACACAGTCCTCCCTGGTATAATGTTCTCCGGCTTTACCATTTCAGGATGCACCAAGGTAACCCGaagctccactatccctgagtcctgttgccacctggtcacctctgtaggttatctctccgcttttgccttgggaacccacccacaaacaaaacagatgctggttccacagccacattcccaccctcaggtttcttcttttctgggcaggtgaaactcagatgccccatctggTTACAAGTGAAACACCGGTGGGTATCCCCCTGTCCCGGTGTGGCCCCTGCCCCTCTGACTGTAGGGTGTAGATGAGATGGTCTCTCTGCTACCTTGTTTGCTCTTTTCCACTTAGGAGACACAGCTTGGATAGCTGCCTGGCTTGTTTCAGGTGCTCTGTTGTTGGCGTAATCATTAGCCAgatctgcagcctctgccactgttttGGACTTCCTGTCCAGAATCCATACTCTGGCATCAGGACTTTGCATTTGCAAGAACTGCTCCAGGATAATCAAATCCTCATGAGTGAGGACTTTTAggcccccagtccattgcttaaaagcagaccttagctgtgcaacatattctgtgcagctgtcATCTGCACTTTAGTGAAGACTCCGAAATTTTTTCCTGTAGAATTCCGGAGTGagattaaaactttttaataaggctgtttttatggcctcatagtcctggtcatcctccactggaagtgaagcaaatacatccagtgctttacccttcaggcgaggagctaaatagc
Proteins encoded:
- the FXYD6 gene encoding FXYD domain-containing ion transport regulator 6, with product METALIFLCSALVPVLGASEEEKSQNPFFYDYESLRIGGLVFAVVLFTMGILLILSRRCRCNMNQKPRAPGDEEAQAENLISSKARSAPKAEN